The following proteins are encoded in a genomic region of Strix aluco isolate bStrAlu1 chromosome 23, bStrAlu1.hap1, whole genome shotgun sequence:
- the ROBO4 gene encoding roundabout homolog 4 isoform X5: MAGGWATALGLGLCLTALPWGGCHPPSTATAPQSAAALRENFRLQPGDLVATAGQALELDCVPPSGHPEPCVTWKKDGVTLDLAGDRYTVTNGKLRVAPARRSDSGLYVCVAANAAGERESRGARVSVLEKPTITRHPSDAMVVAGSTVELGCSAQGDPAPRVQWHKERGDLPWGRHEVDQENTLRLYAVTPTDAGTYVCTAQSQLGTAAATARLRVEDQAPPGRREAAPRDPLAVRLHLDNGTVLPAAAVRLRWRMVMPVPVLVGYTVLYRCLLPASTSWVQHDAGRELSAIIPALRRGYKYEFKVRPYAGGTQGLDSNSRYLWIPEEVPSAAPQHVTVGQAETGNGSVVVSWEPPPPEAHNGIIQGYKVWSVGEGLQHPTNRTVDGGTHRLEALHPNPGAEFCVQVAAFNGAGLGVPSNATCGILGMMAGSTGVARVLRQPAVIAATGSLLWLALLALLLLLCQHRASQDAAARHRLMAGDSPWLGGPWKPGCAPQNLSSSSSLSSRLLGSDGRDPHPSTLSLEPSSLGPPTSPNRSSLHGGHPLPLGDTGCCDRGHPGVCTEPSTPNPAPWERIRKRELHQVHSTPVLTGGPGHVPVTRNGGEWGMDFGLAAGWPQQRGHDGDTATAVMAGGDRQQLPVFSSPKPRRGSASLASGVTGTPPRPPHGWHPPVTRSPPTVCPRDTSPVTRHLKDMSLVTGIPRDASPATQHTRDTFLVTESPRDVSPVTKNPRNMSLVTEHPKDKFLASKHPKAVSPVTRHPRDMSPATRHPKDPSPATRHQRDTILATSHPEDMSLVTRCPRDMSPVTRHPRNPSPVTKSQRDMSPATRHPEDMSPDIRHPRDRSPVTRLPKEKSPATGHHRDKALATRYGKDMSLATKHPRDPSAVTRHPRNMFLSSRYPEDMSPPTRHPRDTFPATGHSRDTSPVPRHPEEMSPGPGHCRDKFLGSRYPKDMSLVTRHPKDTSPVPRHPEEMSPVPGHCKDTFLGSRYPEDMSPAMGHPKDTSPANKHLRDTSSVTRHPEKMSPATGHQRDMSLGNRHPRDMLLAIRYPKDMSPATRHPRDKSPVTGRLSPAFSDGVLTPQRVAEDLEMDQDITRPSLPAPTTPRSFSPPHTYGYIYGPPASELGEEEEEEEEEEERPASRGSPGGSLLNGWGSVSEDNFASARCSLVSSCDGSFLLDASFARALAVAVDGLCFGLEDTDRAYGGLSPPPSPLEGIFSPGVPIPTWDWGTALGVPQGVGMEAAAGIPQHGGHGSGSGSPWASVGGESGTGGTGAGCRTQQGQSPLSSAKIQLY; the protein is encoded by the exons atGGCGGGCGGCTGGGCGACGGCGCTGGGCCTGGGGCTCTGCCTCACCGCGCTGCCCTGGGGAG GCTGccacccccccagcacagccacggCACCCCAAAGCGCAGCTG CGCTGCGGGAAAATTTCCGCCTGCAGCCGGGTGATTTGGTGGCCACGGCGGGGCAAGCGTTGGAGCTGGACTGCGTCCCCCCCTCGGGGCACCCCGAACCCTGCGTCACCTGGAAGAAGGATGGGGTGACCTTGGACTTGGCGGGTGACCGGTACACAGTCACCAACGGGAAGTTGCGGGTGGCACCGGCGCGCCGGAGCGACTCCGGGCTCTACGTCTGCGTGGCGGCCAACGCGGCGGGCGAGAGGGAGAGCCGGGGCGCCCGCGTCTCCGTCCTGG AGAAGCCCACCATCACGCGGCACCCGAGTGACGCCATGGTGGTGGCCGGCAGCACCGTGGAGCTGGGCTGCAGCGCCCAAGGTGACCCGGCGCCGCGGGTGCAGTGGCACAAGGAACGTGGGGACCTGCCCTGGGGCAG GCATGAGGTGGACCAGGAGAACACGTTGCGCCTCTATGCTGTGACGCCCACCGACGCCGGCACCTACGTGTGTACGGCACAGAGCCAGCTGggcaccgccgccgccaccgcccgcctCCGCGTGGAGG acCAGGCGCCGCCGGGCCGGCGGGAGGCTGCGCCACGGGACCCGCTGGCCGTGCGGCTGCACCTGGACAACGGCACCGTGCTGCCCGCTGCCGCCGTCCGTCTCCGCTGGCGG ATGGTGATGCCGGTGCCGGTGCTGGTGGGGTACACGGTGCTGTAccgctgcctgctccctgccagcacctcctGGGTGCAACACGACGCGGGCAGGGAGCTCAGCGCCATCATCCCCGCGCTCCGCAGGGGCTACAAGTACGAGTTCAAGGTCCGACCCTACGCTGGAGGGACCCAGGGCTTGGACAGCAACAGCAGGTACCTCTGGATACCCGAGGAAG TGCCGAGCGCGGCGCCCCAACACGTCACCGTGGGCCAGGCTGAGACGGGGAACGGCAGCGTGGTCGTGAGCTGGGAGCCACCTCCTCCTGAGGCCCACAATGGCATCATCCAGGGCTACAAG GTCTGGTCAGTGGGCGAGGGCTTGCAGCACCCCACCAACAGGACAGTGGACGGAGGCACCCACCGCCTGGAAGCCCTCCACCCAAACCCTGGGGCCGAATTCTGTGTCCAGGTGGCAGCTTTCAACGGcgcagggctgggggtccccagcaATGCCACCTGCGGCATCCTGG GGATGATGGCGGGGAGCACTGGGGTGGCACGGGTGCTGCGGCAGCCCGCCGTCATCGCGGCCACTGGCTCGCTGCTCTGGTTGGCCTTGCTcgccctccttctcctcctctgccagcaccGTGCCAGTCAGGACGCTGCGGCTCGCCACAG GCTGATGGCTGGTGACTCGCCGTGGCTTGGTGGTCCCTGGAAACCTGGCTGTGCCCCCCaaaacctcagcagcagcagcagcctcagcagccGGCTCCTGGGCAGTGACGGCAGGGACCCCCACCCCTCTA CCCTGTCCTTGGAGCCGTCAAGCCTTGGTCCCCCCACATCCCCAAACCGCAGCAGCCTCCACGGGGGGCACCCACTGCCCCTTGGGGACACGGGATGCTGTGACAGGGGGCATCCTGGGGTGTGCACCGAGCCCAGCACCCCGAACCCAGCACCCTGGGAGCGCATCCGCAAGCGAG AGCTGCACCAAGTGCACAGCACCCCGGTGCTCACGGGTGGCCCTGGGCACGTCCCCGTCACCAGGAACGGAGGCGAGTGGGGGATGGATTTTGGGCTGGCAGCTGGGTGGCCTCAGCAAAGGGGACATGATGGTGACACCGCCACTGCTGTGATGGCTGGAGGGGACCGACAGCAGCTGCCAGTCTTCAGCTCCCCAAAACCACGTCGAGGCAGTGCCTCACTGGCCTCTGGTGTCACTGGGACACCCCCAAGACCACCCCATGGCTGGCACCCACCAGTGACCCG GTCCCCACCCACTGTGTGCCCCAGGGATACATCTCCAGTCACCAGGCACCTGAAGGACATGTCCCTGGTCACTGGGATACCCAGGGATGCATCTCCAGCCACCCAGCACACCAGGGACACATTCCTGGTCACCGAGAGCCCCAGGGATGTGTCACCAGTCACCAAGAACCCCAGGAACATGTCCCTGGTCACTGAGCACCCCAAGGACAAGTTCCTGGCCAGCAAGCATCCCAAGGCTGTGTCACCAGTCACCAGGCATCCCAGAGACATGTCACCGGCCACCAGGCACCCCAAGGACCCATCACCAGCCACCAGGCACCAGAGGGACACAATCCTGGCCACCAGTCACCCTGAGGACATGTCCCTGGTCACCAGGTGCCCCAGGGACATGTCCCCAGTCACCAGACACCCCAGGAACCCATCACCAGTGACCAAGAGCCAGAGAGACATGTCACCAGCCACCAGGCACCCTGAGGACATGTCCCCAGACATCAGACACCCAAGGGACAGGTCTCCAGTCACTAGGCTCCCCAAGGAGAAGTCCCCAGCCACTGGGCACCACAGGGACAAGGCCCTGGCCACCAGGTATGGCAAGGACATGTCTCTGGCCACCAAGCACCCCAGGGACCCATCAGCAGTGACCAGGCACCCAAGGAACATGTTCCTGTCCAGCAGGTACCCTGAGGACATGTCACCACCCACCAGGCATCCCAGGGACACATTCCCAGCCACTGGGCACTCCAGGGACACATCCCCAGTCCCCAGGCACCCTGAGGAGATGTCCCCAGGCCCTGGGCACTGCAGGGACAAGTTCTTGGGCAGCAG ATACCCAAAGGACATGTCACTGGTCACCAGGCATCCCAAGGACACATCCCCAGTCCCCAGGCACCCTGAGGAGATGTCTCCAGTCCCTGGTCACTGCAAGGACACATTCTTGGGCAGCAG GTACCCTGAGGACATGTCGCCAGCCATGGGGCATCCCAAGGACACATCCCCAGCCAACAAGCACCTGAGGGACACGTCCTCAGTCACCAGGCACCCTGAAAAGATGTCCCCAGCCACTGGACACCAGAGGGACATGTCCTTGGGCAACAG GCACCCAAGAGACATGTTGCTGGCCATCAGGTACCCCAAGGACATGTCCCCAGCCACCAGGCACCCAAGGGACAAGTCACCGGTCACTGGGCGCCTCTCACCAGCATTCAGCGATGGGGTTCTCACGCCGCAGCGGGTGGCCGAGGACCTGGAGATGGACCAGGACATCACCCGCCCCAG CCTCCCAGCACCAACCACGCCACGGTCCTTCTCACCACCACACACCTATGGCTACATCTATGGGCCACCAGCCTCTGAGCTGGgcgaagaggaggaggaagaggaggaggaggaagagcggcCAGCATCAAGGGGCTCACCAGGGGGGTCACTGCTGAATGGCTGGGGGTCTGTCTCAGAGGACAACTTTGCCAGTGCCCGCTGCAGTTTGGTGAGCTCCTGCGATGGCTCCTTCCTCCTGGATGCCAGCTTTGCCCGGGCGCTGGCCGTGGCCGTTGATGGCCTCTGCTTTGGCCTCGAGGACACCGATAGGGCCTATGGGG GTCTctcaccaccaccatcaccctTGGAGGGGATCTTCTCACCTGGGGTCCCCATCCCTACCTGGGACTGGGGAACAGCGCTGGGGGTCCCCCAGGGAGTCGGGATGGAGGCAGCCGCAGGCATCCCGCAGCATG gtgGCCACGGGTCAGGGAGTGGCAGTCCCTGGGCCAGTGTGGGTGGCGAGTCGGGGACAGGAGGGACGGGAGCAGGATGCCGGACACAGCAAGGCCAGAGTCCCCTCAGCTCAGCTAAAATCCAGCTTTATTAA
- the ROBO4 gene encoding roundabout homolog 4 isoform X3: MAGGWATALGLGLCLTALPWGGCHPPSTATAPQSAAALRENFRLQPGDLVATAGQALELDCVPPSGHPEPCVTWKKDGVTLDLAGDRYTVTNGKLRVAPARRSDSGLYVCVAANAAGERESRGARVSVLEKPTITRHPSDAMVVAGSTVELGCSAQGDPAPRVQWHKERGDLPWGRHEVDQENTLRLYAVTPTDAGTYVCTAQSQLGTAAATARLRVEDQAPPGRREAAPRDPLAVRLHLDNGTVLPAAAVRLRWRMVMPVPVLVGYTVLYRCLLPASTSWVQHDAGRELSAIIPALRRGYKYEFKVRPYAGGTQGLDSNSRYLWIPEEVPSAAPQHVTVGQAETGNGSVVVSWEPPPPEAHNGIIQGYKVWSVGEGLQHPTNRTVDGGTHRLEALHPNPGAEFCVQVAAFNGAGLGVPSNATCGILGMMAGSTGVARVLRQPAVIAATGSLLWLALLALLLLLCQHRASQDAAARHRLMAGDSPWLGGPWKPGCAPQNLSSSSSLSSRLLGSDGRDPHPSTLSLEPSSLGPPTSPNRSSLHGGHPLPLGDTGCCDRGHPGVCTEPSTPNPAPWERIRKRELHQVHSTPVLTGGPGHVPVTRNGGEWGMDFGLAAGWPQQRGHDGDTATAVMAGGDRQQLPVFSSPKPRRGSASLASGVTGTPPRPPHGWHPPVTRSPPTVCPRDTSPVTRHLKDMSLVTGIPRDASPATQHTRDTFLVTESPRDVSPVTKNPRNMSLVTEHPKDKFLASKHPKAVSPVTRHPRDMSPATRHPKDPSPATRHQRDTILATSHPEDMSLVTRCPRDMSPVTRHPRNPSPVTKSQRDMSPATRHPEDMSPDIRHPRDRSPVTRLPKEKSPATGHHRDKALATSRYPEDMSPPTRHPRDTFPATGHSRDTSPVPRHPEEMSPGPGHCRDKFLGSRYPKDMSPATRHPRDPSPVTRHPGDTFLATRYPKDMSLVTRHPKDTSPVPRHPEEMSPVPGHCKDTFLGSRYPEDMSPAMGHPKDTSPANKHLRDTSSVTRHPEKMSPATGHQRDMSLGNRHPRDMLLAIRYPKDMSPATRHPRDKSPVTGRLSPAFSDGVLTPQRVAEDLEMDQDITRPSLPAPTTPRSFSPPHTYGYIYGPPASELGEEEEEEEEEEERPASRGSPGGSLLNGWGSVSEDNFASARCSLVSSCDGSFLLDASFARALAVAVDGLCFGLEDTDRAYGGLSPPPSPLEGIFSPGVPIPTWDWGTALGVPQGVGMEAAAGIPQHGGHGSGSGSPWASVGGESGTGGTGAGCRTQQGQSPLSSAKIQLY; encoded by the exons atGGCGGGCGGCTGGGCGACGGCGCTGGGCCTGGGGCTCTGCCTCACCGCGCTGCCCTGGGGAG GCTGccacccccccagcacagccacggCACCCCAAAGCGCAGCTG CGCTGCGGGAAAATTTCCGCCTGCAGCCGGGTGATTTGGTGGCCACGGCGGGGCAAGCGTTGGAGCTGGACTGCGTCCCCCCCTCGGGGCACCCCGAACCCTGCGTCACCTGGAAGAAGGATGGGGTGACCTTGGACTTGGCGGGTGACCGGTACACAGTCACCAACGGGAAGTTGCGGGTGGCACCGGCGCGCCGGAGCGACTCCGGGCTCTACGTCTGCGTGGCGGCCAACGCGGCGGGCGAGAGGGAGAGCCGGGGCGCCCGCGTCTCCGTCCTGG AGAAGCCCACCATCACGCGGCACCCGAGTGACGCCATGGTGGTGGCCGGCAGCACCGTGGAGCTGGGCTGCAGCGCCCAAGGTGACCCGGCGCCGCGGGTGCAGTGGCACAAGGAACGTGGGGACCTGCCCTGGGGCAG GCATGAGGTGGACCAGGAGAACACGTTGCGCCTCTATGCTGTGACGCCCACCGACGCCGGCACCTACGTGTGTACGGCACAGAGCCAGCTGggcaccgccgccgccaccgcccgcctCCGCGTGGAGG acCAGGCGCCGCCGGGCCGGCGGGAGGCTGCGCCACGGGACCCGCTGGCCGTGCGGCTGCACCTGGACAACGGCACCGTGCTGCCCGCTGCCGCCGTCCGTCTCCGCTGGCGG ATGGTGATGCCGGTGCCGGTGCTGGTGGGGTACACGGTGCTGTAccgctgcctgctccctgccagcacctcctGGGTGCAACACGACGCGGGCAGGGAGCTCAGCGCCATCATCCCCGCGCTCCGCAGGGGCTACAAGTACGAGTTCAAGGTCCGACCCTACGCTGGAGGGACCCAGGGCTTGGACAGCAACAGCAGGTACCTCTGGATACCCGAGGAAG TGCCGAGCGCGGCGCCCCAACACGTCACCGTGGGCCAGGCTGAGACGGGGAACGGCAGCGTGGTCGTGAGCTGGGAGCCACCTCCTCCTGAGGCCCACAATGGCATCATCCAGGGCTACAAG GTCTGGTCAGTGGGCGAGGGCTTGCAGCACCCCACCAACAGGACAGTGGACGGAGGCACCCACCGCCTGGAAGCCCTCCACCCAAACCCTGGGGCCGAATTCTGTGTCCAGGTGGCAGCTTTCAACGGcgcagggctgggggtccccagcaATGCCACCTGCGGCATCCTGG GGATGATGGCGGGGAGCACTGGGGTGGCACGGGTGCTGCGGCAGCCCGCCGTCATCGCGGCCACTGGCTCGCTGCTCTGGTTGGCCTTGCTcgccctccttctcctcctctgccagcaccGTGCCAGTCAGGACGCTGCGGCTCGCCACAG GCTGATGGCTGGTGACTCGCCGTGGCTTGGTGGTCCCTGGAAACCTGGCTGTGCCCCCCaaaacctcagcagcagcagcagcctcagcagccGGCTCCTGGGCAGTGACGGCAGGGACCCCCACCCCTCTA CCCTGTCCTTGGAGCCGTCAAGCCTTGGTCCCCCCACATCCCCAAACCGCAGCAGCCTCCACGGGGGGCACCCACTGCCCCTTGGGGACACGGGATGCTGTGACAGGGGGCATCCTGGGGTGTGCACCGAGCCCAGCACCCCGAACCCAGCACCCTGGGAGCGCATCCGCAAGCGAG AGCTGCACCAAGTGCACAGCACCCCGGTGCTCACGGGTGGCCCTGGGCACGTCCCCGTCACCAGGAACGGAGGCGAGTGGGGGATGGATTTTGGGCTGGCAGCTGGGTGGCCTCAGCAAAGGGGACATGATGGTGACACCGCCACTGCTGTGATGGCTGGAGGGGACCGACAGCAGCTGCCAGTCTTCAGCTCCCCAAAACCACGTCGAGGCAGTGCCTCACTGGCCTCTGGTGTCACTGGGACACCCCCAAGACCACCCCATGGCTGGCACCCACCAGTGACCCG GTCCCCACCCACTGTGTGCCCCAGGGATACATCTCCAGTCACCAGGCACCTGAAGGACATGTCCCTGGTCACTGGGATACCCAGGGATGCATCTCCAGCCACCCAGCACACCAGGGACACATTCCTGGTCACCGAGAGCCCCAGGGATGTGTCACCAGTCACCAAGAACCCCAGGAACATGTCCCTGGTCACTGAGCACCCCAAGGACAAGTTCCTGGCCAGCAAGCATCCCAAGGCTGTGTCACCAGTCACCAGGCATCCCAGAGACATGTCACCGGCCACCAGGCACCCCAAGGACCCATCACCAGCCACCAGGCACCAGAGGGACACAATCCTGGCCACCAGTCACCCTGAGGACATGTCCCTGGTCACCAGGTGCCCCAGGGACATGTCCCCAGTCACCAGACACCCCAGGAACCCATCACCAGTGACCAAGAGCCAGAGAGACATGTCACCAGCCACCAGGCACCCTGAGGACATGTCCCCAGACATCAGACACCCAAGGGACAGGTCTCCAGTCACTAGGCTCCCCAAGGAGAAGTCCCCAGCCACTGGGCACCACAGGGACAAGGCCCTGGCCACCAG CAGGTACCCTGAGGACATGTCACCACCCACCAGGCATCCCAGGGACACATTCCCAGCCACTGGGCACTCCAGGGACACATCCCCAGTCCCCAGGCACCCTGAGGAGATGTCCCCAGGCCCTGGGCACTGCAGGGACAAGTTCTTGGGCAGCAGGTACCCCAAGGACATGTCCCCAGCCACGAGGCATCCCAGGGACCCATCACCAGTGACCAGGCACCCAGGGGACACATTTCTGGCCACCAGATACCCAAAGGACATGTCACTGGTCACCAGGCATCCCAAGGACACATCCCCAGTCCCCAGGCACCCTGAGGAGATGTCTCCAGTCCCTGGTCACTGCAAGGACACATTCTTGGGCAGCAG GTACCCTGAGGACATGTCGCCAGCCATGGGGCATCCCAAGGACACATCCCCAGCCAACAAGCACCTGAGGGACACGTCCTCAGTCACCAGGCACCCTGAAAAGATGTCCCCAGCCACTGGACACCAGAGGGACATGTCCTTGGGCAACAG GCACCCAAGAGACATGTTGCTGGCCATCAGGTACCCCAAGGACATGTCCCCAGCCACCAGGCACCCAAGGGACAAGTCACCGGTCACTGGGCGCCTCTCACCAGCATTCAGCGATGGGGTTCTCACGCCGCAGCGGGTGGCCGAGGACCTGGAGATGGACCAGGACATCACCCGCCCCAG CCTCCCAGCACCAACCACGCCACGGTCCTTCTCACCACCACACACCTATGGCTACATCTATGGGCCACCAGCCTCTGAGCTGGgcgaagaggaggaggaagaggaggaggaggaagagcggcCAGCATCAAGGGGCTCACCAGGGGGGTCACTGCTGAATGGCTGGGGGTCTGTCTCAGAGGACAACTTTGCCAGTGCCCGCTGCAGTTTGGTGAGCTCCTGCGATGGCTCCTTCCTCCTGGATGCCAGCTTTGCCCGGGCGCTGGCCGTGGCCGTTGATGGCCTCTGCTTTGGCCTCGAGGACACCGATAGGGCCTATGGGG GTCTctcaccaccaccatcaccctTGGAGGGGATCTTCTCACCTGGGGTCCCCATCCCTACCTGGGACTGGGGAACAGCGCTGGGGGTCCCCCAGGGAGTCGGGATGGAGGCAGCCGCAGGCATCCCGCAGCATG gtgGCCACGGGTCAGGGAGTGGCAGTCCCTGGGCCAGTGTGGGTGGCGAGTCGGGGACAGGAGGGACGGGAGCAGGATGCCGGACACAGCAAGGCCAGAGTCCCCTCAGCTCAGCTAAAATCCAGCTTTATTAA